A portion of the Candidatus Paceibacterota bacterium genome contains these proteins:
- the rbsD gene encoding D-ribose pyranase gives MKKTGILNRDIAALVAAMGHYDRLVVTDAGFPIPKGVPCIDLTMGANMPTVLEVLNMLALELEVEQFYFANEVLPSPDSRSAEIQKIFPRAKSFPVPHLEFKKLALEARGIVRTGDFHAYGNVLLASGVAY, from the coding sequence ATGAAAAAGACCGGGATTCTCAATCGCGACATCGCAGCCCTGGTGGCGGCGATGGGACATTACGACCGACTGGTGGTCACTGATGCTGGTTTTCCAATTCCCAAAGGTGTGCCGTGCATTGATCTGACAATGGGGGCCAATATGCCCACCGTTCTAGAGGTTCTCAACATGCTGGCACTTGAACTTGAAGTGGAGCAGTTCTACTTTGCCAATGAAGTTTTGCCTAGTCCAGATAGCCGTTCGGCCGAGATCCAAAAGATCTTCCCGCGCGCCAAAAGTTTCCCAGTCCCTCATCTCGAGTTCAAAAAACTCGCACTTGAGGCTCGGGGGATTGTACGTACCGGTGATTTCCATGCATACGGGAACGTGCTGCTTGCTTCAGGAGTCGCTTATTGA
- a CDS encoding N-acyl homoserine lactonase family protein: MSDWSIWMLEYARCMTQPVGCILFGHWNEGVRQFPYSYVYLEGHGHKVLVDVGYDEATYGGDLGARYDVVNWRDADVVLASVGVKPEEIDTVILTHAHYDHVGNLSKFPNAHVYLQRREIEHWQWAMAKGPKFGQLTGALDPADVMYLLELKEKGQLTLVEGVVEDLLPGLDLRPAFDTHSDGSQYVVVSTPKENWVLAGDNLYSYQNAEGINKSGEYIAVGFGGGGAWNNLVTIDEMISITGSTDRLVIVHENETFERHPSWKSASDLSIAELHLAAGTASRRPLDEKENA; encoded by the coding sequence ATGAGCGATTGGTCGATTTGGATGTTGGAGTACGCCCGCTGCATGACGCAACCGGTCGGGTGCATTCTCTTTGGTCACTGGAATGAAGGTGTGAGGCAATTCCCCTACTCATATGTTTATTTAGAGGGCCACGGCCACAAAGTTCTGGTTGATGTTGGCTACGACGAGGCGACATACGGCGGCGACTTAGGAGCACGCTATGACGTGGTGAATTGGCGCGATGCTGACGTTGTGCTGGCAAGCGTCGGTGTGAAGCCAGAGGAAATCGATACTGTCATTTTGACGCACGCACACTATGACCATGTAGGCAATCTTTCCAAGTTTCCTAATGCGCACGTCTACTTGCAGCGCAGGGAGATTGAGCACTGGCAGTGGGCGATGGCCAAGGGCCCGAAATTTGGCCAACTCACGGGGGCGCTGGATCCTGCCGATGTCATGTACTTGCTGGAACTAAAAGAGAAAGGTCAGCTCACACTCGTTGAGGGCGTTGTAGAGGATCTGCTGCCCGGGCTCGATTTACGACCCGCATTTGATACGCATTCAGATGGCTCTCAATACGTCGTCGTTTCAACGCCCAAGGAGAACTGGGTTTTGGCGGGCGACAATCTTTATAGCTACCAGAACGCCGAAGGAATAAATAAGAGCGGTGAGTACATTGCCGTCGGATTTGGCGGCGGCGGCGCGTGGAACAACCTGGTCACTATTGACGAGATGATCTCCATTACAGGAAGCACTGACCGACTTGTCATCGTGCATGAGAACGAGACTTTTGAGCGGCATCCATCGTGGAAATCCGCATCAGATTTATCCATCGCTGAACTTCACCTTGCCGCGGGCACTGCTAGCCGCCGGCCTCTAGACGAAAAGGAAAACGCATGA
- a CDS encoding ribokinase: protein MSGRVCVLGSFMMDLVAYTSRRPASGETIRGNDFAIAVGGKGFNQAVAASRAGAQSFMLGRVGADSFGDTFLEVLKNEGIDSTGVERDAEIGTGVGLPVVSANGDNSIIIIPRANDLADESFVNRHAGLIRSSDVLLLQLELPASGAVAAARIAKEAGVRVVLTPAPVAALDAYVGFIDVLVPNQVEAASLTSETFTLEEQANSLRKMLGCKEIVITLGAKGAFVSDGTSSEMILAPTVDSVDTVGAGDTLCGYLSARLSYGENLFDAARQAVHAASLSVTRRGAALAAPAAAEVESFMRELSLEKVAE, encoded by the coding sequence GTGAGCGGACGCGTCTGTGTGCTCGGTAGCTTCATGATGGACCTGGTGGCGTACACATCGCGCCGCCCTGCCTCAGGAGAGACGATTCGCGGAAATGATTTTGCAATTGCAGTAGGTGGCAAAGGGTTCAACCAGGCGGTGGCTGCATCCCGCGCGGGGGCGCAGAGTTTCATGCTCGGTCGCGTAGGCGCCGATTCTTTTGGTGACACCTTTCTTGAGGTACTTAAGAATGAGGGAATTGACTCCACTGGCGTAGAGCGCGACGCCGAGATTGGCACTGGGGTCGGACTTCCAGTTGTGAGTGCTAATGGCGATAACTCGATCATCATTATTCCGCGCGCTAATGATTTGGCCGATGAGAGTTTCGTCAATCGGCATGCAGGTTTGATTCGCTCGTCAGATGTCTTGTTATTGCAGTTGGAACTTCCCGCATCCGGTGCGGTCGCAGCAGCACGCATTGCGAAAGAGGCAGGAGTGCGAGTAGTGCTTACTCCAGCGCCGGTGGCTGCGTTGGATGCGTATGTTGGATTCATTGATGTTTTGGTCCCGAATCAAGTGGAGGCCGCATCACTCACCAGCGAGACCTTTACTCTTGAAGAGCAGGCGAATTCGCTTCGAAAAATGCTTGGTTGCAAAGAGATTGTTATCACTCTTGGCGCTAAGGGCGCATTTGTGAGCGATGGCACTTCATCGGAAATGATCTTGGCACCTACTGTGGATTCTGTGGACACGGTTGGTGCTGGTGACACGCTCTGCGGTTATTTGAGTGCACGACTTTCTTATGGTGAGAATCTTTTCGACGCCGCTCGTCAGGCAGTGCATGCGGCCAGTCTTTCTGTCACTCGACGCGGAGCCGCACTGGCTGCTCCTGCTGCCGCTGAAGTGGAAAGTTTTATGCGCGAGCTTTCGTTAGAGAAGGTCGCAGAATGA